The proteins below are encoded in one region of Mya arenaria isolate MELC-2E11 chromosome 15, ASM2691426v1:
- the LOC128218887 gene encoding E3 ubiquitin-protein ligase TRIM71-like produces MEVPGKKLQAGPNAEDTTYCQPCEQDDENLPAEAYCTVCKEFFCSKCASLHRKQKMSRSHTLLDKSNMLTVISGPENKHEYTEPCGVHPEEFIKYFCNTHQTLICGHCAVQNHRSCHADVISDVSKAFKNGKEYGDAIKTIAGLFEDIDSCASSVEINVDVVVKLGVNEVYKLRRYREEVNKYFEEREQALLKLIEKTKNMDEELLGSLKPKYENLKSKVEEINTTLEARGNNMIQLFIETNRAKELLEGLQIELAHINKENVIHHYEFRKDPTTERLIVSDTGLGTLEHIVTEPHKIASASDTRAMEVPGKKLQAGTSAEDTTYCQPCEQDDEFLHAEFFCTVCKEFFCSNCARVHRKQKMSRSHLLIDKSNMPTSTGGLEVEYECTMPCDNHPKESIKYFCRTHQDLICGHCSVQNHRSCHADVISDISKGFKDDQEYGDVIKTIARLFEDIDLCASAVEKNVDVVAKLGENEVEKLRKYREEVNKYFEEREQALLKLIEKTKNTNEELLGSLKPKYTNLKSKLEEINVTLEAQGTNMIQLFIETKRAKKLLEGLQNELADINKKNVIHHFEFRKDPATERLIASDTGIGTLKIIMTENITVSADSNHDIVGQTVQGDGPRETMATSEPTVGNATVDLTVLRFTSASDIPMKSPTDIMGCYLSNMLHLAGSRLLMADFYNSKVKVVDMQTNSLVSQISVPGQPWDICHLPGDRVAVTTINKSIQIIETRGQLALGDRIKVDDGCRAIAYHEDRLIVSFCNGKVAVLNMNGHAIRQIYGDDSGNELFKLPLYLTVVCEGSTAFIYVSDMRRNKITKLDMNLHIIKTFHDPALKEPRSIMAVGDQLLICGCESSTILILDLSTGQMTQLMGQKEGIRNPLSVYYLPQHRKILVTEQGNCSAKVYNTM; encoded by the exons ATGGAGGTACCAGGGAAGAAACTGCAAGCAGGGCCGAATGCAGAGGATACAACCTACTGCCAGCCATGTGAACAAGATGACGAAAACCTTCCGGCTGAGGCCTACTGTACCGTATGCAAGGAGTTCTTCTGTTCTAAATGTGCAAGTCTtcatagaaaacagaaaatgtctagATCTCATACCCTTCTTGACAAGTCTAATATGCTAACAGTTATCAGTGGTCCAGAAAATAAACACGAATACACAGAGCCTTGTGGGGTCCATCCCGAAGAGTTTATCAAATACTTTTGCAACACCCACCAAACCCTGATTTGTGGACACTGTGCAGTGCAGAACCATAGATCGTGTCATGCTGATGTCATATCAGATGTCTCGAAGGCCTTCAAAAATGGAAAAGAGTATGGGGATGCCATAAAAACAATTGCCGGCTTATTTGAAGATATTGATTCATGCGCGTCTAGTGTGGAGATAAACGTTGACGTTGTAGTGAAGCTTGGTGTAAATGAGGTTTACAAGCTGAGAAGATACCGAGAAGAAGTTAACAAGTATTTTGAAGAAAGAGAACAGGCACTGTTAAAGCTCATCGAGAAGACGAAAAACATGGACGAAGAACTACTGGGGTCTCTGAAaccgaaatatgaaaatcttaaGTCCAAGGTAGAAGAAATAAATACCACACTTGAAGCACGAGGAAACAACATGATACAGTTGTTCATTGAGACCAACAGAGCAAAGGAGCTATTAGAGGgtctgcagattgaacttgctcacATTAACAAAGAAAATGTAATTCACCATTACGAATTCAGAAAGGATCCAACTACAGAGCGTCTTATTGTATCTGACACAGGACTTGGGACTTTAGAACACATTGTGACTGAACCGCACAAGATAGCATCTGCATCAG ATACCAGAGCTATGGAGGTTCCAGGGAAGAAACTGCAAGCAGGGACATCTGCAGAAGACACAACGTACTGCCAGCCCTGTGAGCAAGATGACGAATTCCTGCATGCTGAGTTCTTCTGTACCGTCTGCAAGGAGTTCTTCTGCTCTAACTGCGCAAGGGTCCATAGGAAACAGAAAATGTCAAGATCACATTTACTTATTGACAAATCAAATATGCCTACGTCTACCGGTGGCCTTGAAGTTGAATATGAATGCACAATGCCTTGTGATAACCATCCGAAAGAGTCTATCAAATATTTTTGCAGAACCCATCAGGACCTGATTTGTGGACACTGTTCAGTACAGAACCATCGATCGTGTCATGCTGATGTCATATCAGATATATCCAAGGGCTTCAAAGATGACCAAGAGTATGGGGATGTCATAAAAACAATTGCCAGGTTATTTGAAGACATTGATTTATGCGCGTCTGCTGTGGAGAAAAACGTTGACGTTGTAGCAAAGTTAGGTGAAAATGAAGTCGAAAAGCTGAGAAAATACCGAGAGGAAGTTAACAAGTATTTTGAAGAAAGAGAACAGGCACTGTTAAAGCTAATAGAGAAGACGAAAAACACGAATGAGGAACTATTAGGGTCTCTGAAACCGAAATATACAAACCTGAAGTCCAAGCTGGAAGAAATAAATGTCACACTTGAAGCACAAGGAACCAATATGATACAGTTGTTCATCGAGACCAAAAGGGCCAAGAAACTATTAGAGGGTCTGCAGAATGAGCTTGCTGACATTAACAAGAAAAACGTAATTCACCATTTCGAATTCAGAAAGGATCCAGCCACAGAGCGTCTTATTGCATCTGACACTGGCATTGGGAcattaaaaatcattatgaCTGAAAACATAACTGTATCAG CAGACAGTAACCATGACATAGTAGGACAAACAGTTCAGGGAGATGGCCCAAGAGAAACCATGGCAACTTCCGAACCTACAG TGGGTAACGCCACTGTAGACTTGACTGTATTACGGTTTACATCAGCATCGGACATCCCAATGAAGTCTCCAACTGATATTATGGGCTGCTACCTGTCTAACATGCTCCACCTTGCCGGGTCCAGACTGCTGATGGCTGACTTTTACAACAGCAAAGTCAAGGTGGTAGACATGCAGACCAACAGCCTGGTCTCCCAGATCAGTGTACCAGGTCAACCATGGGACATATGTCATCTTCCCGGGGACAGGGTTGCTGTTACTACGATAAATAAGAGTATTCAGATCATTGAGACTCGAGGACAACTCGCTCTTGGTGACCGTATCAAAGTGGATGATGGCTGTCGAGCTATTGCTTACCATGAAGATAGGTTGATAGTGTCCTTCTGTAATGGAAAGGTAGCGGTACTGAATATGAATGGGCATGCCATAAGACAAATATATGGGGATGACAGTGGAAATGAACTATTCAAATTGCCTCTCTACTTAACAGTGGTGTGTGAAGGTTCGACTGCTTTTATCTACGTATCAGACATGCGCaggaacaaaataacaaaacttgaCATGAACCTGCACATCATCAAGACGTTCCACGACCCTGCATTGAAAGAACCAAGAAGTATCATGGCTGTCGGGGACCAGCTATTAATCTGTGGTTGTGAAAGTAGCACCATTTTAATTCTTGATTTGTCCACTGGTCAGATGACACAACTGATGGGGCAGAAGGAGGGGATACGAAATCCACTTTCTGTCTACTACCTTCCGCAACATAGAAAGATTCTTGTCACGGAACAGGGAAACTGTTCAGCAAAAgtttacaatacaatgtaa